In Equus przewalskii isolate Varuska chromosome 6, EquPr2, whole genome shotgun sequence, one DNA window encodes the following:
- the LOC103550963 gene encoding isocitrate dehydrogenase [NAD] subunit gamma, mitochondrial-like — translation MLTAAGFSGKAMFRPSILGHSWEILLGRETSLRSFSSKHNIPPSAKYGGRHTVTMIPGDGIGPELMLHVKTVFRRMCVPVDFEEVQVNSTSCEEDVHNAIMAVRRNRVALKGNIETDHSLPPSHKSRNSLFRTMLDLYASVIHFQSLPGVETRHKNVDILVVRENTEGEYSNLEHESVKEVIESLKIITKAKSLRIAEYAFQLAQDMGRKKVTAVHKANIMKLGDGLFLQCCREVASHYPQLTFESMIVDNTTMQLVSRPQQFDVMVMPNLYGNIVNNVCTGLVGGAGLVPGANYGHIYAVFETASKQSGKNIANKNMANPTAMLLSSCIMLDYLKLHSYATSIRTAVLASVENKSVHTPDIGGQSTTLDFIQNIINHIDTVN, via the coding sequence ATGCTGACAGCTGCCGGTTTCTCTGGGAAGGCCATGTTCCGACCTTCCATTCTTGGCCATTCTTGGGAGATCTTACTTGGCCGTGAAACCTCCCTGAGGAGCTTTTCTTCTAAACACAATATTCCTCCATCAGCCAAGTATGGTGGGCGGCACACTGTGACTATGATTCCTGGGGATGGCATCGGGCCTGAACTTATGCTGCATGTCAAGACTGTGTTCAGAcgtatgtgtgtgcctgtggaCTTTGAGGAGGTGCAGGTTAACTCCACTTCTTGCGAAGAGGACGTGCATAATGCCATCATGGCAGTCCGTCGAAACCGTGTGGCCTTGAAGGGCAACATTGAAACTGACCACAGTCTGCCACCATCTCACAAATCCCGCAACAGCCTGTTTCGCACCATGCTAGATCTCTATGCCAGTGTCATCCATTTTCAGAGTCTGCCGGGTGTGGAGACCCGGCACAAGAACGTAGACATCTTAGTTGTTCGGGAAAACACAGAGGGTGAATACAGCAACCTGGAGCATGAGAGTGTGAAAGAAGTGATAGAGAGCCTAAAGATCATCACTAAGGCCAAGTCTTTGCGCATTGCTGAATATGCCTTCCAGCTGGCCCAGGACATGGGGCGCAAGAAAGTGACAGCTGTGCACAAGGCCAACATCATGAAATTGGGAGATGGTCTCTTCCTCCAGTGCTGTAGGGAGGTGGCCTCCCACTATCCTCAGCTCACCTTTGAAAGCATGATTGTCGATAACACTACCATGCAGCTGGTATCCCGCCCCCAGCAGTTTGATGTCATGGTGATGCCCAATCTTTATGGCAACATTGTCAACAATGTCTGCACAGGGTTGGTTGGAGGAGCAGGGCTTGTGCCTGGTGCCAACTATGGACACATATATGCAGTGTTTGAAACAGCTTCAAAGCAATCTGGCAAGAATATAGCCAATAAGAATATGGCTAACCCTACTGCCATGCTGCTGTCGAGTTGTATTATGCTGGATTACCTCAAGCTTCACTCCTATGCCACTTCCATACGTACTGCAGTCTTGGCATCCGTGGAGAATAAAAGTGTCCATACTCCAGACATTGGAGGCCAGAGTACCACATTGGATTTCATTCAAAATATCATCAACCACATCGATACTGTCAATTAA